The genomic stretch AGCTCCAGCACCCGCGCAATCTGCAAACCGTCGAAACGGCCGGCGCTGCGCACGTGGCCCTGGGCGGATTCGACACGCTCAATGTGGATGGGCGTCTGGTCCAGCGTCAGGTCTGCGCGGCCCATCATCAGGCGGCCCGGCGCCACCGACAGCCGCACCGGGGCCGTAAGTTGCAGGTTGGGCGCACCCTGCGCCGACAGCGTGGAGATCGTGCCGTCCCACCCATCGCCGTCCTTGCCGGGCGTCAGCGCCCCGTCGCCTGCCAGTGCAAACTTGAACGGCTGGTTGCGCACGTTGCCGTCGGCATCGGCGCGGAAGCGGTGGGCGCGGCGCGTGCCATCCAACGTGGCATGCACTTCTCGCAACGACAGGCTCGGGCCCGTCACGCGCTGCGCGGTCAACTCGAACAGCAAGGGCCCATCGATCCCATCGCGGATCTGCGCCCGGCCGTTGGCGGTGTCGATCTTGTTTCCCTGATAGGCAAGCTGATTGGCGCGGAACGTGGCATCCACTTGCGGGCGCTTGATCGTGCCAGAGACATCGCCGGACAAGGTGACTGCCCCGCTCACGCCAAGCTGCAAGCGTGCGAGCTGCGGCGCATCGATGTCGACATGCATGCGATCGCCGGCGGCGCCGAAACTGCCCCGCAGGCTGGCCTTGTTGCCGGCCACGTCGAGCCTGGCGTCGCTGGGCAGCAGACGTTCACCGCGCACGTGGACATTGCCCTCGCCGGTCATCGGCAAGCCTGCGTATTCGCTATCGCGCACGGAAAATTTGACGGCGGCGTCGATCGGCTCACCCAGCGAGCCGCGCGCGTCGAACTCGGCATTGACGCGGCCCTTTGCCACCTTGGCCAGCCGCGACGGATCGAACTCCGCCAGGTTGCCCTTGAAGGCGAACGACTGCGTATCGTCGTGCTTCAGCGTGCCCGCCAGCGTCAGCCGCGAGCGCCCCAGCGACACCTGGGCGCTCTCCACTGCAACCTGCGCCGCATCCAGCACGGCTTTCGCTTGCGCACGCATGTCCCCGCCCGCCAGATCAAGCGCCACGCGTTGCGTGCCACCCGCAAACTCCACGGTGATGGGGCCAGCAAGTTTCGTCTTCTCCAGCGATGCGTGCAGCGCCTGCAGATCGAGCTGGCGCACATCCACGCGAAGTACGCCATGCCCCTTCTGCACATCGGCGCCACCCGTGAGCGCCGCGCCGCCCAGCAGACGCACATCCAGCCCGGTGAGCTGCTGATCGATTTCGTTCAGCCGCACCTGCGCACGCAGCGATTGCAGCGGCAGCTTCTGCTTGTCGAGCGTGCCGGGCTGCGCGTTGTCGATCTGAATGGGACCGGCCACCGTCAGCGTCTTGGCCTTCTCGTCGGGGCGCAGGTCCGCGTGGATCGACAACGACGCTTCGGGCGCGCTTGGCGCAAACGCACGCGGATTCACGTGTTCCGCCGACACCACGGCACGCGACAGCGGCAGCGCCCCGAACGGCGTGGCATCGATCAGCGCCTGCGCGGTCAGCTTGGCGCCGGTGCCGGTTGCGTCGATATGCAGCGCTTCCAGCGAGCCCGACAGCTGCGCCGACACCGAGGCGTCCTGCTTCTGGCCGTTGACCTCAAACTGCGTCGCGAGTGTTGCCGCACCGGTGAGCGGATATGGCCGCGTGCCGGTCATGCGCAGCGTGGCGGCCAGCTTGCCGGCGGGCGATTCCATGCCGTCGAGCAGCACATTGTGGTGCGTGCCGTCGCTGTGCAGGCTGCCGGCAATCGATTTCAACTCGGTGGTCGACGTGCCCTGCCGGATGGCGAGGCGGTCGACGGCGAGGCGGTCCACATCCAGCGCCAGCGGCAGCGCCAGCGAATCGGGCGGACCGCTCGGCGGGGTGGGCGGCGTCGGATGCAGGATCACCTCGACATTGCCCGCACGGAGATACGCGAAATGCGCATGCCACGGCCCGCGCGTGATGGCCCAGCGGCCCTCCACATGGTCGATGCGCACTTCCGTGCTGCCCGCACGCACGTGCAGATCCCGCAGCGAGAGCCCTTCGCGTACCGTGCCGCCCTCCAGCTTGCCCGACACATAGGCGTTGCCGAAGCGCGTGGCGAGGGCCCACAACTGCGCCGTGCCGGATTGCGAATGGATGGCCCAGACCAGCCAGCCGGCGAGCCCCAGCACGATCGTCAGGACCAGGGCAGCAAAGGCACCGGACCAGCGCAGCGCGCGGCGGCCCCAGCCGCGCTTCGGACGCTCCGGACGTGGTGTAGCGGGTTGGTTCGATTCAGGCGTTTGCGGATTGGTCATCGTCATGTTCAGAACGCGATGCCCAGCGACACGCTCGGCCGGAACTGCTTCTGCTGAATGCCGTAGGCCATGTCGAGTTGGATTGGCCCCACCGGGCTCTTCCAGCGCACGCCGACACCCACCCCATTGAACCAGCGGCGCTCCGACCAGTTGTCGGTGGCCGTGCCGGTATCCCAGAACACGGCGGCGCCCCATTGCGGGAGGAACCAGCGTTGATACTCCAGCCCGCCGGTGACGAGGAACTTGGTCGGCAGCGTGCTGCCGTTCACGTCGTTACCGATGCTTTGGAAATCGTAGCCGCGCACCGACTGCGTGCCGCCCGTGCGGAAGCGCAGCGTGGCCGGTACACCATCGCCGGCACCGGAGGTGATGACAGCGCCCAGCTCGCCGCGTGCAACGAAGATGTCTCGCTGCCCCACCGGCACGAACTGGCGGATGCGGCTGTACGACCGCACGAACGATTGGTCGGTCAACACGCCTTTCACTGCCGCCCCGATCTGCGTGGTGATGATGTTGCCGCGGCGCGGAAACAGCGGGTCGTCCACATCGCGGCGCGTCCAGGCGAAACCCGGCACGAGCGCCTTGCTCAACTGGCGCTCGGCGCCTTCTGGCCGCAGGTCGTCATAGTAGAAATCAACGGTGAACGACGTCTCATAGATGCCGCGTACGCGCGTCTGCTTGAAGCCGGAGCGATAGCTGCGCGTCTCGGTGCCCGAGGTGTCGGTGCGGTCCATGCTGGTGTAGAGGCTGTTGACGTATTGCTTGTCGTCAGGCGGCACCGTCACGCCGGCAAACAGGTACTGGCGGCGTTGTTCGAGGCGGGCCTGCGTGTCGAGCACCCATGCCTTGCTGAACAGGTTCAGATATTGATAGCGCCCTTCCAGCGAGGCGCCGGTGTCGGTACCGTACCCCACACCGCTGGTGATGCGATTGGGCGGGTACTCACGCACGCGCACGCGCACCGGCGCGTTCACCGGGTTCTTCGGATCGTCGCCCAGGTCAACGATGGCGTTGGAGAAATACGGTTGCCCCTGGATGGCGGCCTGAAGTGACTGCAGTCGATCAGCCGAGTAATCCTCGCCCACCCGCAACGGGTTCACGTGGTTGATGATGCTGAGGGGATAGCGCGACAAGCCCTGCACGTCCAGCGGCCCCAACGTATACGCCGGACCGCTGTCATAGCCTACCGACAGGTCCGCCTTGCTTTCGTCCGGATCGACACGCGCCTGCGACGACGTCTGCTTGGCCGCGTAATAACGTTTGCTCTGCAGGGCGGCCAGACCGTCGTCCTTGGCTTTGTCCCAGCCTGCTTGGCGGAACGCCATCCCGTGCTGCAGGCTCCACGATTTTTTCAACTCGTCGATGCGCTTGGCGTCTTGCGTAACGGCGCCGCTGAAGTCGAGCGCCACATTGTCGATGGTGGTACGCGGGCCGGGCTCGACCTTCACGTTGACGATGCGATGGTCCGGC from Ralstonia pickettii encodes the following:
- a CDS encoding autotransporter assembly complex protein TamA yields the protein MTGSNRPSRPFRAPRFRLLGLPGAALAAGFALSLICAPAHAEYDVKIEAPKSIRDLLERHLDLSRYKDRKDITDDQLQYMVETIGDQVTKLTATEGYFVPKATAKLEGPPDHRIVNVKVEPGPRTTIDNVALDFSGAVTQDAKRIDELKKSWSLQHGMAFRQAGWDKAKDDGLAALQSKRYYAAKQTSSQARVDPDESKADLSVGYDSGPAYTLGPLDVQGLSRYPLSIINHVNPLRVGEDYSADRLQSLQAAIQGQPYFSNAIVDLGDDPKNPVNAPVRVRVREYPPNRITSGVGYGTDTGASLEGRYQYLNLFSKAWVLDTQARLEQRRQYLFAGVTVPPDDKQYVNSLYTSMDRTDTSGTETRSYRSGFKQTRVRGIYETSFTVDFYYDDLRPEGAERQLSKALVPGFAWTRRDVDDPLFPRRGNIITTQIGAAVKGVLTDQSFVRSYSRIRQFVPVGQRDIFVARGELGAVITSGAGDGVPATLRFRTGGTQSVRGYDFQSIGNDVNGSTLPTKFLVTGGLEYQRWFLPQWGAAVFWDTGTATDNWSERRWFNGVGVGVRWKSPVGPIQLDMAYGIQQKQFRPSVSLGIAF
- a CDS encoding translocation/assembly module TamB domain-containing protein is translated as MTNPQTPESNQPATPRPERPKRGWGRRALRWSGAFAALVLTIVLGLAGWLVWAIHSQSGTAQLWALATRFGNAYVSGKLEGGTVREGLSLRDLHVRAGSTEVRIDHVEGRWAITRGPWHAHFAYLRAGNVEVILHPTPPTPPSGPPDSLALPLALDVDRLAVDRLAIRQGTSTTELKSIAGSLHSDGTHHNVLLDGMESPAGKLAATLRMTGTRPYPLTGAATLATQFEVNGQKQDASVSAQLSGSLEALHIDATGTGAKLTAQALIDATPFGALPLSRAVVSAEHVNPRAFAPSAPEASLSIHADLRPDEKAKTLTVAGPIQIDNAQPGTLDKQKLPLQSLRAQVRLNEIDQQLTGLDVRLLGGAALTGGADVQKGHGVLRVDVRQLDLQALHASLEKTKLAGPITVEFAGGTQRVALDLAGGDMRAQAKAVLDAAQVAVESAQVSLGRSRLTLAGTLKHDDTQSFAFKGNLAEFDPSRLAKVAKGRVNAEFDARGSLGEPIDAAVKFSVRDSEYAGLPMTGEGNVHVRGERLLPSDARLDVAGNKASLRGSFGAAGDRMHVDIDAPQLARLQLGVSGAVTLSGDVSGTIKRPQVDATFRANQLAYQGNKIDTANGRAQIRDGIDGPLLFELTAQRVTGPSLSLREVHATLDGTRRAHRFRADADGNVRNQPFKFALAGDGALTPGKDGDGWDGTISTLSAQGAPNLQLTAPVRLSVAPGRLMMGRADLTLDQTPIHIERVESAQGHVRSAGRFDGLQIARVLELVRAWTGQAPPVRTGLVVDGQWDLDLGSTATGTARIARRSGDLSINAGRGFTALGLTEATVEARGEGMRLRLRGNVQSTRVGNLYLDAGVGLVRDPGPGSLALMAPTSPLSGGLTISLPHLKSIGDLLGPDVATDGQLAASLTFAGTVGAPKVSGFLTGQDIDVALYDQGIRLTKGVVRVALDQNVVDLQEVVFHGGDGTVRAQGRVQLGEANPNLAGSIVADKLQLFADPDRTLVLSGQARIANDNDRVAITGKFKVDRGLFDLPKDGAPSLGDDVVIVRRTDAARNQAERGVKREEKPAGRFSPVVDVDVDFGDNFRFKGAGADLSLGGQMHVHSEPLVPLRGTGTIYVREGSTYEAFGRKLAIERGVLNFVGPINNPSFNITAMRRNQEVEAGVQVTGTVRQPRVTLVSEPNVPDEDKLSWLMFGYSASNAGLGQQQAMSGAALGLLGNVAGKNVARRFGLDEFSIGPSAAGLTDPQVVSLGKAISERITVGYEQSLSTADSIVKLTWQFSRRWSVVARGGTINGASVLFNKRW